CCGGTCGAGCCGCGCGCTCGCAGGAGAAAGGGAGAGGGCGGATGACACAGGCTTGGGGCCAGGGACCACTCGTTGGCATCATCATGGGCAGTACCTCTGACCGGCCGGTCCTTGAGGCAGCGGTCGAGATCCTAACCGAGATGGAGATACCGCACGAGGTCAGGGTAGTCTCCGCGCACCGGACGCCCGACTGGATGTTCGAGTACGCGGCCGCCGCTGAACGTCGCGGCATCAAGGTGATCATCGCCGGCGCCGGCGGCGCCGCGCACCTGCCGGGTATGACCGCGGCCAAGACCGTACTGCCGGTGATCGGCGTGCCGGTGCCCAGCGAGCACCTGCGCGGGCTGGACTCGCTGCTCTCGATCGTGCAGATGCCCGCCGGCGTGCCGGTGGGCACGATGGCGATCGGCCGCGCAGGCGCGGCGAACGCCGCGTTGCTGGCAGCGCGCATCCTGGGTCTTTGCGATGAGGCGATCCGCGAGCGGCTGCGGCGCCGCCAGGAGGAGCAGGCAGCCGCCGTGCTGGAGGCAGGCGGCGGATGAGAGTCGGCGCAGCGGTGCCCCTGCTGCCCGGCGCAACGATCGGCATCGTCGGCGGCGGGCAGCTCGGCCGCATGCTGGCGTTGGACGCCCGGCGGATGGGCTACGGCGTGGCAGTTCTTGATCCATCCCCGGCGGCCCCGGCTGCGGCGCTGGCCGATGCGCACGTCCAGGCTCAGTTTGACGACGTCGGTGCGGTCGCCGATCTGGCGGCACGCTCGGACGTGGTGACGTTTGAGCTCGAGCACGTGCCGCTCGACTGCGCGCTGGCCGCGGCAGCGCGGCGGCCGGTTCGGCCTTCGAGCCAGGTCCTGGCGGCCTGCCAGCACCGCATACGGGAGAAGCAGTTCCTGCGTGAGCACGGGTTTCCGACTGCCCCCTGGCGCCAGGCCGGCTCTGCCGAGGAGATCGAAGAGGCGGTCGCCGGCCTCGGTCTGCCCTGCGTGGTGAAGATCCCCTTCTTTGGCTACGATGGGCGCGGGCAGGTGCGCGTCGCGTCGCGAAACGATCTTCCGGCGGCCGCTACGCTGGGGTTCGAACGCGGGCCTCTGGTCGTGGAGCGGTACATTCCTTTCGCGAGCGAGGTCGCGGTCGTTGTCGCGCGCGGGATGGACGGCGGGCGGCGCGTCTACCCGGTCGTGCGCACGGTACACGACGACGGAATCCTGGTGGAGGTGGTGGTGCCGGCGCAGGTTCCTGCCACGGTTGCCGATCGGGCAGCCGGCATCGCCGAGTCCATAGCCACGGCGCTCGACCTCGTCGGCGTCCTTGCGGTCGAGATGTTCGTGATGGATCGCGGCGAGGTGCTCGTGAACGAAATGGCGCCGCGTCCCCACAACTCAGGCCACTACACGATCAACGCCTGCCCCACGTCGCAGTTCGAGCAGCACGTACGCGCGATTTGTGGGTTGCCGCTGGGTGGCGCTGGCCTCCTGGCTTCGGCGGCGATGGTGAACCTGCTGGGTGACCGGCAGGGCCCGGTCCGGCTCGCCGGGGTCGAGGAGGCCCTGGCCGTGGCCGGGGTCTCTCTGCACCTCTACGGGAAGGGCGAGGCGTGGCCCCGGCGTAAGATGGGGCACATCACCGCGCTAGGGGAGACCGCCGAGGAGGCGCTGGACCGCGCGCGGCGCGCGGCGGCGATGCTCCGATGGGAGCCGGTCGCGTTATCGCAGCCGCCCCGGGGGTTGCACCTCTCCGGCGTGTGAGGGGCATGCCCGCCCGCATCCTTACGGTCGACCCCCAGGCGCCCGGTGCCGCGGCTATCGGCGAGGCGGCCGCGGTTCTCTCTGCGGGCGGCCTGGTCGCCTTTCCCACCGAGACGGTCTACGGCCTGGGCGCCGACGCCCTGAACCCGCGCGCGGTGGAGCGCATCTACGCCGCGAAGGGCCGCCCGGTTGACAACCCGATCATCGTGCACATCGCCGATCCCGGCGCCCTGGGCGGACTGGTTGGCGACGTGCCCCCGGCCGCGCAGATCCTGATAGCGCGCTGCTGGCCGGGTCCGCTTACCCTTGTGCTGCCGGCCGCGCCGGTGGTGCCTTCCGTGACGCGAGGCGGACTGCCGACGGTGGCCGTGCGCATACCCGCGCACCAGGTGGCGCTGGCCCTGATCCGCGCAGCCGGGTGCCCTGTGGCCGCGCCCAGCGCGAACCGGTCGGGCCGACCCAGCCCGACCACGGCGCAGCACGTGCTTGCCGACGTGGGTGGGTCGGTTGAACTCGTGCTCGACGGCGGTCCAACGCCGGTGGGAGTAGAGTCCACAGTGCTCGACCTCACATGCGATCCGCCGGCGCTCCTGCGACCGGGCGGGGTATCGCTGGAACAACTTGTGGCGATCGTCGGTCAGGTGACCGTTCCCGTGCTGGGTGCCGCCGCGGCAGGCACCGCTGCGCCGGAGGTGCAGGCCGCGCTGGCGCGCTCGCCTGGCACGCGGTACCGCCACTACGCGCCGCGGGCAAGGGTGGTGCTGGTGGAGGCCCTGCCGGAGGTACCGCCGGAGGAGGCCGGTGCCGCGCAGCCCGCCGCCGAGCTGTCCGCGGCCGTGCGCCGGCTGTGGGACGAGGGTCTGCGCGTCGGCGTCATGGTGACAGTCGAGGCCGCTTCCAGAGTTCCCGAGGGTGCGGTCGTGCGGGTGATGGGACCGCGCGCCGATCCTGCGGCCGTGGCCGCCAGGCTGTTCGCCCTCCTGCGCGAGCTCGACGACGCAGGTCTCGATGCGATCGTGGTGGAGGGGATTCCTGAGCAGGGACTGGGCAGGGCGGTGATGGACCGGCTGCGCAGGGCGGCAGGCCAGGCCGGGTGAGCCCCTGCCATGGTATAATAAGCGTGCTTGGTCGTAGCCGCAGCCAGAATGTGGGGGCGATCGGTTTCGACTGGGTGGGAAGCAGCAGAGCTGCGAGCCGAGGTGGTCAGGTCCTCGTTAATCAACTGGCAGGCGCACAAACGCCAACACACAGTACGCACTCGCCGCTTAAATAGCGTCGACGCTCACCTGGTAGGGCCGGCGGCCCGGGCTGAGCGCCACAAGCCGGCTACCGTCGGGCGTCCTGGCCCGGGACGCGCGATGGGAATCCCAACGGGCTGGCAGCTGGAGCATCCGGTCTGCGGGAGGCTCCGGCAGCGAGATCCAAAGCGCAGACTACGCTCGTAGACGCTCCGCCCTCATCCACTCAGGACGCGGGTTCGATTCCCGCCGCCTCCACCAATCGTCCTTTAGCCAGGACGCGGGTTTCCGCCCGCGTCATTGGTTTTGGTGGCAACTGGGTGGCAGACTTTGACGTGTGGCGGGGTCGCAGCAAATGCCCGTGGACGGACTGACAGCACGGGAATCGGCTCCTCGGGTACGAGGGCGGCACAGGATCGTCGGCCATGATCGAGTCTCGACCCTGTTCTCGGTGAGACGCCTCCACTCAACGACTCGGTGGACATCCCGGAAGAGAAGCCGGTGACACTCTAGGCAGTGCCCCGCCAGCGGATGCGGTCAGGTCATCAGGTTCTGGGACGACTCCTGGGGCCTAGCGTCGTACCGGCCGGAGCCATGATCTCAGGCGCGTATCAAGTGGCGTATCAGGTGATACGCCGATACGCTTCCCAGAGAGCCGTCGGCGTATACTTCGCCCCCAACTGGCCAGGCACCGCGACGGTAGCTACCCTTCATGAGATTACGCGACGAGCCGCGCCCATATGATGAGAAGCCAGTGAGCGAACCCCAGGATCGCAAGCACGAGACCGGCAAACCCAAGCCTAGACGTTGTCCAGTCCTTCACTCTAGCCGCGCCGATGATTGCGGCGATCCCCGCAAGGGCGCCGAAGAGCGCTCCGAAGAGCCACACGGATCCCATCAGATCGCATCCTAGAGCGTACGGGTCGGTACGGACACAGCGCACGGAGGCTACCAGACCAGTAGCGTCAGACGCCACTGAGACGAAACCGACCAGTCTCCACATCTCGGCACTCATGCGCGCTTGCCTCCTCGGGTGTGGTCACAAGACGCCCCAACACCTAGCGTTGCTGCAGACCTGCGCACAAGAACAGGCCGGCACTCGCAATCAGGCCCAAAGCGACACTGCCCTGGCGCGGGTCCGGCCTTTTCGCCCATGCCGGATGGCCAACGACCCCAGCACTACGGCGAGGAGGTTTGTGATCGTTGGAGGCAGCAGATGCAATGGGACGGCAAAGGCGCAGATCGGGTCGTAGGAGCGGCAGTCTCCTGTCACCGCCGCATAGGCTGCACCCATCAAGCCGAACCCGAGCGCCCACGCCTTCATAGCACTCGCCTCTTCGGTTATCAGACAATAAGACGCCCCGGCCCCTCGGGAACGGCGAGGCGTCTGGTATGGGGGCCGGGCTACCGGCTATCTACGGCGACCGTTCGTCAGAAGGGGCTGCCGCCTCCTCCAATCGTGTCTGTCCCTCCCGGCATGGTTGACGCCCCTCGGCGCCCGGCCGACAGGTTGTCGAGCGTGCTCGCTCTTCGGAACTTGACGAACACCTCCGCCTTTGTGAGGTGCGCGTGTTGGCTGACCATGGCGAGGCTCCCAAGGACAGTACCACAGCACAGAAGCGCCGCCCGACAAGGCAAGCCTACGCGGCGTGGCAGCCCTTGCCGGACAGCCCTGCCACACGCCGCAGCAGCTTCGGCGCTGAGAGCACGCATCTAGCGTTTCGGGGCGAAGCGCAGAAGTAGAACACGGCCAGCCTGATCCGGCGCGTTCGTCACCTGCCACGCGTCAGAAAACACACGCACCTCGCCACCTCTCAACGTCTGTTCGCGATGCCCAGAGAGTCCGACACGCACACTTCCAGAGATCCCAATGATGACCATGGGCTGGTCACTGGAGATGAATGTCCCCACATCCCAGTTTGGTGGGTAGCGACCGATGGAAATGCGGTAAAGCCAGACCGTGTGGGCTCCACTACTCAGTCCCACTGCTGCAACTGCAAAGGTCCGATATTCCGACGGGAGCGCGGAAGCAACGTCAGCACCCAACGTAATGAGGCAAAGTCTGGTCCTCAATGTCGAATGCCAGTCATGCGTGTGCTCGGCCCCGTCCGGTATCCACGCGGCCTCGCCGCTGACATGGTCGCTCGTTCGCCCCGCTATCGTCAGCAGATTGAGCCCCTCCACCGTGTACTCCCAACCCATCGCGTGGCTGTGGGTTCGGACGGAGGCGCCCGGCTCAACCACGAGTTCACTGACCTTGATGTTTGTGGGGGCGGCCGGCAGAATCGCCTCTTGCTGACCCAGGAGTTTGGTTTCAGGGCCGACGATGATGAGTTGAGCCAAAGCATCGCTCGGGGCCAGTGCACCAGGGACGTTCTGTGCCCCGGTCATTTGTACGTAGCCGTCAGTGGTCACGCCCAGCGTCCATTCTTCAATGCGCTGGCCCGGCACGATGAGGTTGTCGTCAGGAGCCTGCGCAAAGCCGGGCACCGACAGGGCGAGGGCAACGAACAGAAGCAGGACATACGCAGTGGTCTTCATCGCGCTCGCCTCCTCGGTTTCGGTCATTAGACAGCAAGACGCCCCGGCCCGCTGCGTGGGGCGAATCGCTCGGTACGGGGCCGGTACCGGCGTGGCCGCATCGCAATCATGGTTGCTTCAGAGTCAGCACCCAGATCTGCCACGGATCCTTCGCAAAGGCAATCCTCGCCCCATCTGGCGAAAACGCTGCTCCACGGCCGGCGGTCAAGGATCGTGTCTGCGGCTCCGGCACGACGCCAGCGATGGCATCCGCGCTCGTCATGATCCAAAGAACGTCGCCGCGGCCGTAAACAATGAACTTGCCGTCGGGGGACACCACAGGTGCCATGTGGCCTTGGCCGGTGGCCACCGTGCGCAGTTCACGCGTGCGCGGATCCAACACCTGCAGATCGTTGGTAGATGACGAATCGATCACCTCCCGAGCATTGGCGACAAGAATGAACTTGCCGCTATCTCCGACGAAGCGTGGGGACTCAACGTTGCCGGGTCCCTCCCAGACCGACGACGCACCGGACCCATCCGCGTTCATGACATAGACACGACTGTTGCCGCTGGCACCGGCCCCGGAAAATACGATCTTCGTCCCGTCGGGGGACCACGACGGATCCCTCGCGCGACCCAGGTTCGTCAGTGCCCTGGCACCGCTTCCGTCCGGGTTGATCGTCCAGATCTCTTGGGTCCACCTCGGGGTGGGTCCCGTGACCAAGACGTCGAGCCCGACCGAACGATTGAAGATGATTCGACGACCGTCCGGAGACCACGACGGGTTGTCATTGTGTTCCCCGGCGGCCTGCCTGGTGAGGCGCCTGGGAGATTGTCCCTGGATACCCACGACCCAGATGTCCGAGGGGTGGAACTTGAGCCCCGGACGGTCAGGGAGCCTGCTAACTTCACCAATGCGACTGAACGTGATGGTCTGGCCGTCCGGAGACCAGCTCACCGATCCGTACCTGGATCCCGGCGATCCACTGCCCACATCGCGCTGGAGAACGAGAGTCGCGTCCCCTGGTTCTGGCAAGGGGCTCTGACCAGCGAGCGGATGCGCCAACAGGGTGACGGCGATGACCGCTGCAAGAAGCAAATTGATCGCAAACAGGCGCCATCCCCCGGAGCGACAGCCACGTTCCTTCAGCGGGTTCCCTGGCAGCTTCCCTCCAAGACCTAAGCAGCCACCGTTACTGGCCATCTCCGTACCTCCCAACTCCGATCGTCTTGCCGGTTCAGGTCCCCGGAGCCGTCATGCCGCCTTCATGCCCTTTCCCACAGAGCGCTATCGACAGTTGGGACGTTCACAGCGCCACCAGATCGGGATGAGGACCGTGTCATCGAGCACCTTCTGCTCTACGTCCCTGA
This DNA window, taken from Armatimonadota bacterium, encodes the following:
- the purE gene encoding 5-(carboxyamino)imidazole ribonucleotide mutase; translated protein: MTQAWGQGPLVGIIMGSTSDRPVLEAAVEILTEMEIPHEVRVVSAHRTPDWMFEYAAAAERRGIKVIIAGAGGAAHLPGMTAAKTVLPVIGVPVPSEHLRGLDSLLSIVQMPAGVPVGTMAIGRAGAANAALLAARILGLCDEAIRERLRRRQEEQAAAVLEAGGG
- a CDS encoding 5-(carboxyamino)imidazole ribonucleotide synthase, which gives rise to MRVGAAVPLLPGATIGIVGGGQLGRMLALDARRMGYGVAVLDPSPAAPAAALADAHVQAQFDDVGAVADLAARSDVVTFELEHVPLDCALAAAARRPVRPSSQVLAACQHRIREKQFLREHGFPTAPWRQAGSAEEIEEAVAGLGLPCVVKIPFFGYDGRGQVRVASRNDLPAAATLGFERGPLVVERYIPFASEVAVVVARGMDGGRRVYPVVRTVHDDGILVEVVVPAQVPATVADRAAGIAESIATALDLVGVLAVEMFVMDRGEVLVNEMAPRPHNSGHYTINACPTSQFEQHVRAICGLPLGGAGLLASAAMVNLLGDRQGPVRLAGVEEALAVAGVSLHLYGKGEAWPRRKMGHITALGETAEEALDRARRAAAMLRWEPVALSQPPRGLHLSGV
- a CDS encoding threonylcarbamoyl-AMP synthase → MPARILTVDPQAPGAAAIGEAAAVLSAGGLVAFPTETVYGLGADALNPRAVERIYAAKGRPVDNPIIVHIADPGALGGLVGDVPPAAQILIARCWPGPLTLVLPAAPVVPSVTRGGLPTVAVRIPAHQVALALIRAAGCPVAAPSANRSGRPSPTTAQHVLADVGGSVELVLDGGPTPVGVESTVLDLTCDPPALLRPGGVSLEQLVAIVGQVTVPVLGAAAAGTAAPEVQAALARSPGTRYRHYAPRARVVLVEALPEVPPEEAGAAQPAAELSAAVRRLWDEGLRVGVMVTVEAASRVPEGAVVRVMGPRADPAAVAARLFALLRELDDAGLDAIVVEGIPEQGLGRAVMDRLRRAAGQAG
- a CDS encoding cupin domain-containing protein codes for the protein MTETEEASAMKTTAYVLLLFVALALSVPGFAQAPDDNLIVPGQRIEEWTLGVTTDGYVQMTGAQNVPGALAPSDALAQLIIVGPETKLLGQQEAILPAAPTNIKVSELVVEPGASVRTHSHAMGWEYTVEGLNLLTIAGRTSDHVSGEAAWIPDGAEHTHDWHSTLRTRLCLITLGADVASALPSEYRTFAVAAVGLSSGAHTVWLYRISIGRYPPNWDVGTFISSDQPMVIIGISGSVRVGLSGHREQTLRGGEVRVFSDAWQVTNAPDQAGRVLLLRFAPKR